In Centroberyx gerrardi isolate f3 chromosome 14, fCenGer3.hap1.cur.20231027, whole genome shotgun sequence, the genomic stretch actgacatgcacacactcatggaGAAGATTGGTGGGTGATAAAGATTGGGTGGTGATAAAGGAACAACTCCAGTGACACAGTAACTTGTCAAGGTTGCTCTAATCCTCTTTCATATATTTGCAGAGAGATCATTCAGTTGTTCTCCAGACTGATGGCCagacaaataaatgaaaggCTGTCAACAGACTCAAAGGACACCAGCGACTGTGGGAAGATGACAACAATTCAGTGGCAGCACCAAactcagacagaggagaaacaaagagacCTAAAGATATCTTTGAGAGACAGCAATGAGGTATGATATAATGAACATTTATTCAAAGATATTACCAAGTTGATCTTTTAGAATTTTAATTTATGCACTCTCTTACAATTGCATCAATTGGAGCCTGAAGACAGACAGCCATCCAGCAGATCCAGACTGTAGCAGTAAGTATTGTGATTTTTAGTGTCTCCATAAGAATACATTGAATTATTCAGAGATTTTCCTGTGTGATACATTTGGTACAAATATATCCAATATGTGTCCTACAGCAAAGTTTATGCTTGCAGAACATAATCCCCTGATCAGTCCAATGTGCCACCAGTGAGTCAATCAGATGAACTTCTGGCTTCTTGCACATCACAATATCAGCCTTCCAGGCTGTTGAAGGTGTTTGCTACTAAatggtgttttgtgttgttcAACATTAAGTGATAGTGAGAAAATTCTGGGATATAACAGCTGAAATGTAACTCATGATTATGCCAATAGGTGGCAATATAGGGTGAGAAATAACCATAGGGAATAATAAGCAAAGCTCTGTGCTGTACAGGTCATCTGCAGAATTTTAACAGTATGTGTCTCTTGTGtcagatacagtatgtttttggggaaaaaatctCATTTGATGTGATTGTGTAGAATTGCCAATTAGCTCAGATCCAAGGTTCAAGgttcaactttatttgtcccaAATGGGCAGTTGGTGTTGCAGCATGGCAACAACACAACACGGactacaaaaatagaaaaatagtgaaatgctaaaataataaaatactgtGCAGTGGCCCAGTGGATGCATTCAAGGtagttatcatcatcatcatcatcatcatcatcaacgaCAACAACATTGTCACCCTATCATCTCTTCATTCCTGAATTAAGTAGGGCAATAGCCCTAGGTATGGATGAATGTGTATACCTATTTATACCTAACCTGCATACCATGCAGAGCTTTTTCTATGGCAAAATTTCTTAATTCACTTACACTTAAAGATGGATAACATCTTgttgcatttattttatatctCCCTCAtgccattttaattaaaaataccACTCAATAGTCCTACTTCACTGTTCAGGCAAAAACACATCTGTCAATAATACAAACTGTCATATAATATAAGAATGAAACAGTCCTTCATCCttaattgcaaatgaggctgtGTAGACCGTCGTGGAATGCACATAAACTGCAGCCCATTATTTCAGCCAGTGTACAACAatcatgaaaacatttcactttTCCAAATGAATCCCATTACCAGAAGGGGtattcaaccatgtgccatggagggccgagtgtatgcaggttttcattccaaccaaagactagaCCAggagatttcactgattaacaccttcaaccagagaagaggaactaatcagtgaaatcacttgGTGctgtctttggttggaatgacaACCTGCATACACTTGGCCCCCAATGGGACATAGCTGAATACTGAAGAGATGAGGTTCTTCTCTACTGAGGAAGCAGCTGGTTGGGGGAAGTGGGTCTGGTGTCACATGTTGTCTCCAACAAACTTAGAGTTGAGGTGGGAATGTAAATTGAGAGGCACAAGGACCCAGCATCCTCTGGGCTGCTCACCCTACAGGTTGCATTGGGATATTTGTCCACACACAACTACATTCCTGTGTTCAGAGTTAACATGGAGACACATTCGTTGGTACTTTGTGCATtgattttagcactatgtgcttTTGTGAATTTGAATATAGTTTTTGCTGCAGAAGCTGATGGCAATTTAACAGGTGAGTTTTGTCTGCTTCATTGAAATGGTAACTTTGTTTGAAAGTCtgcagttttgttttgcccctAGTATTCATTTGATAATAGGCTAGTTGGCTGTTTTCTGCAGAAAAAAACTCAGGTTTGATTAAATAACTTTTGCAACCTGTTGCCAGACACCTTCATTAACATGATGCAAGTTGTGGCATGATCATCAAAttgctgctctctttctctttctgcctcacTGCCTCTTTCCCTCAGTGATTCTCCCTAAACCAGGTCATTGCCCACGGCGTCTGAATGTGGTCCCCTCACACAGGGGGTGTAAGTGCGATGAAGACTGTCCTGCAGACCACAAATGTTGTGTCTTTGACTGTGGAGCCGTTTGTGTCCCTCCTGCTTTCAGTAAGAGCCTGAGGTTTACTTTTATTAAAGTGAGCAGCTTTGTTAGGGGTTCTCAGTTGGTTCTGCTGATGTTACTAATCTGTCATGGAAATCAAGCCTGTAGGGATTGCCTTCTGGAAAGTGCATTGAAGGGCAACAGAAAAGGTCCCTTCCAGTCAAAATCCAGGGTCTGTGTATATTTCTGCTTTAGCTCGCTCTATATATGTTGATCCCTCTGGTATTTCTGATCTCTTTCCCTAAAGCCaagccaggagtgtgtcctCGCAGGCGTTGGGGCTCGGGGATGTGTGCTGAATACTGCTCCAATGACAGCGACTGCCCAGACAATGAGAAATGCTGCCACAATGGATGTGGACACGAGTGCATTGCACCATACACAGGTTAGATATGGGACAAAAATCTCACAATACTCCTCTTGTATTATTTGCTATGACTGAGCGGTCTTTAACTTCTGTATGATCTCTCAAGTGGGGATTGGGATTTCTCAGAAGTTTTTAATTACTGATATAAGTTCTGTTATTTTGTGCTAAGATCTTGtaactccgtctctctctctctctctctctctctctctcggctgtCTCAGTGAAGCCAGGTCGCTGTGCTCTGCCCCAGGGGACGCCCATGTGTGCCGAGTACTGCTACCATGACGGCCAGTGTCCCGGGGAGCAGAAGTGTTGCCGGACAACCTGTGGCCACGCCTGCAGTGAGCCTTGCTGATTGGACAACCAGCGATGACTGAGACTCATCTGCATCCTCCATCCGTTGATCCAAAGTGTGCTCTTGTTTGGTTTCTTTCATGTAATCAAATGCTAAGCAATGAGAAAATGGCATTTATCTTACTGTAATACCTTCTCAACACTCAAAAGTCCATGGTGACAAGTGCACACTTTGGCGCAATATTTTAAGCATTGGATTGCACAGTCAAAGACATTTTAAGCTTGATCCTTAAATGGATAAGAAATGTACTGTACTTTATATCGGATGCTTGTGGGTTTTGAGGGTATGGGGCATTTTGTGTCAACTTTGTATTTCAACCAATAAAAATGTCTCCAGAACCTAGAAATATACTCTTGTGCATTTATGGCCTTGTTGGTTATGTGTCTTGAGTTTCACAGAGGTCCCTTTTATGGGCTTTTTAGGCATGAGCTTGGCTGCAATAacaaatgatgaaatatgccAAGAATGGAAAGTGCTTACTGGCAGCAAACCAGACTCTGTTTTAAGATGTGGCCAAGAAAAACTGCTGCCTTAACATTTCAGCTTTGTTGCACCATGTCCCCACATCTTCAAATGCGACATTCCTCGAATCTTTCTATCTTTATAAGAGctgaatttcctttttttttaagtgataaAATTGCGTAATTGAAGAGCAAATCACAGACTTCTCTGTTACAATAAATTGATGGTTATTTTATTGTGAATTCTTGGAGCTGTTGGTATGCATccttgaaaaacacaaacagattaAGAGGACTGTGCTAGCAGAGTTATGCTCTTATACCTACTTTAGAGAAAACATAGTTTATAGCTAACCAGACATGAGCATCACTGATGTGgaatgcagcttttttttttttttttttcgttgttTTTGTTCCACACTAGTGCCAAACATGTGCAGGGGGGAGAAATTGCTGACTGGCCAAATACAGAGACTtctgtgtttgttctctctAGCTTGCCAGAAGTGGGGCCAAGTTTGTTTACATGAAAAGTAGGCACTCAGAGGGAAGTAATGTAGCTGCAGCTCTTCTGCATTTCAGAACAGTGGGCTTTTTCCCACAGATAATGATCTGAAGAAAACTACTAAAAGAGGTTAATTTTTAGTCACTTTAttgaaaatacaataataaataTCCCAGTTTCCCCATACCTGTTCTTCACACATTCCCATACTGCTCACTATTGTAATAGCAAGTGAAACAGAGGCGTTCTAGGCAGATAAGCATAACAAAGGATAGTGTTATATTCTTGGTTAAAAGTTATAAGAATGCATGGCACTCTTAACAATGTTTGATAGGTTTGAATTTCCTATAGTACatggtgaaactgcattgaactgatgaagaaatgtgtaaacaaaaaaaaaattaaaggcAATTATGGAGATCTGCAGATTATTGCATTCAACATTCAAGCATGCATTCAATAAGTTTGAgtgcaaaataaattaaatggaATAGGTTAATAGGTGatttgtccattttttttttatacaacagATAGTTCCAGccaagtaatctgattactcaGAAAGGTTCCAAACTCTTCTGAGAATTTCCATAAGAAAAATTAGCTGTGCTTTCAGAAAAATAGAACCAACACTGTATTGTTAGCTTTtgtggaaaacagaaaatttgTTAGCAATGTTTTTCCTCGCCTGTGTTTTATTCTTCTATATTTAGACTATGTTAGACAATACACATGCATTGGttactgttgtataaaagctaCAATACCAGTGAGGGCatgttttactgtgattacaggTAGTCCTCCACACTGCTGATGTTCCTGATTTAGGCTTAAGGCCAAAAGTGATCAGGCCTTTACTGTCTGAGCCCTCAGGCTTTACAACGCTCTGTCTGAGGCAATATCAGTGTCATCTTTGTAGAAACCTAATTTTACCAGTTTTATCACAGTAACAAAATCCCCTTAGGAGCATTATAACTATATTATCATGTAGCAGAGTTATGGCttcaaatgtacaaaacagTGAACAACATCCACTCTGATGCAGTTACTACTGCCAGATACGGCACAGCTTTGGTTCCTTCTACTCGACAATAACAAAGCCCTTACTTTCCATCCacgtagaaaaaaaaatacatttttttgcccTTAGCGAGCAGGAAATTGTCCTGAATCCTTTAAACTCCCAAGCTCttccttttaaaaacaaaaaccttcaAGTTGACCGTTTTAAAAACATCCATAGCAGTGCTTGACCCAGTTCTTCCCTGAATATCACATATTTACCAGTGGTTTCACCAAAAGGCTAATTTCCTTTGCAAAAACAAAGCTAGTTATCATTAGTTTCCAGGCTCAGAGTAGCGGTACTCCCCTCATCTTGCGGATGATGTTGGCTATCCGTTTGGCCAGTCCCGGGCTGGGCTCCTCTACCTGGAAGGTTCGGGTCAGCAGGTTGTAGAGGGAGCCGTAGCCCACGGCGACCACAGTGCAGGTCAGGCAGATGACGTTGTAAGGCATGCTGAAGTCTGGGGTTGGCAGGTTGACCAGCAGGGGCTCAGTGTAGACTCGCACAAAGTAACTGGACTCCTCTTTACAGGGGAAGCTGAAAGGAAACGTGATGGAGGACAGGCACAGTAAGGAAGCTGTCAGGGTTCAAATTCATTCTGTCTTCCATAGAAATGTGCTCCTCAACAGTGAGTCGGACAACACTTGAAAGAGTAGCAACAACAGGCCTTATGCTCAAGAATAAAAAAAGTGCTGTATACTCACAAGCTGCTGAAAAGTGGACGCTCCTGAGTGTCGTTTATGTTCATGGCAACAACACTCGGCACAAGAGCGCTGATGACAGAAGACCTGAGGGCGAAATGAACAGATTTCAGTCGTTCTGAAagtcagaatgaaatgaaatgactttgcaatgactttttcaccttgacAGCTACTCCACATCATAACATATACCTAACAACAAAACTGTTATCTTCTCATCTTCTTATataaaaatcccattacttcTACTTTCTGGAAGACAGTGTATTGTTTAGTGATGACTTCATGGCGTACATGAAAATTTCAACCCTGTCCGCCCCCACCcataatataaaacctgcaacttcacaactttcaaagtgaaacgagtggcaacatggtacagcggtgcatttatgtgtgttcaCCCCCAGAAACAtttcctaagacaccatggtcgtgtcctggtggctggaatttattaATTTGGAAGAATCTGGAAATTGTCACAGCCTAAGAATTAAGCGTAAAGCACTGAGTCACATTCTGTGTTTGTTCTGGTCCAACTCGCCAAATTTTGAACAGTCACATTATGTCCCTCCCAACACTACAAGGAAATATATTGAATTATGGAAGTAAGAAACCACTGAAATGcagtttccttgtgactttacaCATTCTATAATCAAACATAATATATATTCTTTACACTGCATGCGAGGCAAGCACTCaaataaaaacaccaaattttgtgtgtgtgtggatcttcGTTTTTTTGACCTTTCAACACCTGCTGAAAATGAATCTCTCTGAAAATTGACCCCAGATGCATACCCGACGTAGAAGCCGTGGTTGGGGTCGGGGGTGTATTCAGTCCACTTGAGCAGCGCCCTCTCGAACTGCACCGTGACCTCGGTGACGGAGTTGGGAGGAAGCTGGACCAGCATCTCCAGCAGGTGGGGTCTCACACGGTCCTTAGACGGCTGGTAGTGGATGTAGCCTGGCAGGAGAAAAGTACAGAGACATGAGTGGCTTCACGTGCCGCGTATACACagttttaatgtttgttttatccGTGTTACTCTACAGCCCTTTGTAACTTTGAGAAGAAAAGTGCAATGcaaatataataacaatatattatTGTTACTACAAATAAATGGACAGTCCAGGCACTCCACTGTAGGTcttcttcagggctttaaaacgaagaagacctacagtggtcgaaacatgttggcttttttaatgatttagccactacaataaaggctttttaagtattttcttcctcgtggttatatttttatatttggagcGCCTGGACTGTCCTTTTGTTTGTagcactcttttttttcccccgttttccaagagcacccgatacatttttgatcctagtttgacaatatagagcaaccagtcatttccttttttccagtattattgttactattgttttgtttgagcaaaacaaaaaggtaGACTAAAAGGGTTagactaaaaaaaacaagactaaaaacaacaaaacaaaagaaaacactaCAGCTTTCAAGATAGAAAATCCAACTCATGTACTCCTCCTTGTGGTGAAAAGCAGCATTTACACAGAGATTAGATAAAACtgtaatgatccctgtggggaaactgggaaAGTCTGTTActgcagacatacacatacagtatgtttgattCATACAACACAGTacctgtatgtgtctgtgtcgaGCCATTACctttctgatttaaaaaaacaaacaaacaaaaaaactgttttgaatcCCCAAGAAAAGATGAGAAGTTTGATGTTGGAAAATGAGATTCTATAACTCTACAAGACTATGAgatgacataaaaacaaagcgaaaatattattatttcccCCAAATTCACTGGTGCATAGGTGCATCACTGTTAGAGCAGATTTTACTGTGAACACTTTCATTGTAGTTTCATTTTGGATTTAGAATGcaaactcttcctctctttaaAGCAGCATATTTCATTGCCACTGCATATAGGAATTTGCAAGGCAATTATACATTCATGAagctgttgattttttttttagccgcAGTTAAAATAAGACCTTGGAAGGCAACAGGCAACACAAACTCTAActtgatgttttcattttcaggggGAGATATTTGAAAAAGACTTCTCCTGATAGTGGTTTTGCTTGAACATTTTTTAGAAAAGTGACAGACAGCTCTAATACGCATTTATGGGTCCTCTACATGCAagcagtgtctgaaattaactttttggctcacctccCAAtagctggtaaactaaaaaaaatccaGAGTAAAAAATTGTAGCCGCATTGCCATTAGTCACGATGCAGAATTCATTATTGCCTTACACCCACTGTCTttgctgggttttttttatgttgtaagGCAATAAAGAATTCTGCATCGGAGCTATGGGGGTGCGGCtacaatttttttatttgaatcttTGTTCCTGTGGGCCAGCAC encodes the following:
- the wfdc2 gene encoding WAP four-disulfide core domain protein 3, with product METHSLVLCALILALCAFVNLNIVFAAEADGNLTVILPKPGHCPRRLNVVPSHRGCKCDEDCPADHKCCVFDCGAVCVPPAFTKPGVCPRRRWGSGMCAEYCSNDSDCPDNEKCCHNGCGHECIAPYTVKPGRCALPQGTPMCAEYCYHDGQCPGEQKCCRTTCGHACSEPC